DNA sequence from the Ctenopharyngodon idella isolate HZGC_01 chromosome 14, HZGC01, whole genome shotgun sequence genome:
gatgccctgggggtaagcagataaacatcaaattttcatttttgggtgaactaactctttaaagcattagttgactttaaaatgaaaatgaccccaagctttaatcaccctcaagccatcctaggtgtttatgactttcttctttctgatgaacacaatcagaggtatattaataaatatcctgacgcatccaagctttgtaatggcattgaacGGGACCAaagagtatgaagctcaagaaagtgcatccatccattataaacgtactccacacagctccagggggttaataagtcttctgaagcgaagcgatgtatttgtgtaagttataaagtaaaaaatatctagcttctgccagaccaccttccatattcaacttacaaagaaagtgtaaatctctcacagttcaaaacgctCAAGCTACGTCTTACGCCTTCTGCATTCAATTTACAGAAAAAGCATAACTGACGTCGGTctagatatatatattttttactttaaagtaaactaatcctttaagctaagcttttaaaaaaaactcagtGTATATGCTACAGTCTTACAGTGTCCCAGACTGGTTGACTGAGATTTGggaatgaaataaatgtttccgTAGTACTACAGGACACCACAAGTGTATTTtagcaccatttgttgtttGCTTTTGGGATTTGATAGCATTTGGATCTGGAAACAGTGATGCGTGACATCAGACATAACAAGTAGATAGCACAATAGCTGGAAGACcagttaatgtaaaaaaaaaaactgggcaGAATATTCAGACAGGTCATTCTGATTTTCCTGATATTTTAGAACACAACCTCTTTGCATGATTCACAGCATTTTTGCCCAATACGCCATCAGACAGTTTCATTTGTCTCTGTATTAGATGCATCTTGTTTATCCTAGCTAATGACACAAATTGTGAAATGTCATTTGGtttgttttattactttatcACTGTTCAATATCTCCTTGCCTAAACAGCAACTTTTGCAAGTAGGTTATGAATGGGTGTGAGAGGTCAGTTAAACCACTCTCCCTGTCATACAAATGGCCAGCCTGACGATAttctttttctccatttaaatcATTTGTGTATTGAAAACTGGTTTTGACAGCATGGCCAGCCCTCACCCTGACCAGGATGGGAAAAATCCTGATGCTCACTATGGCCAGTCTATACCTGTATGACTGGGTTCAGTAATGTTACGTATATAGAAAAAGAGGGGGCCAAGCATTGACCCCTGAGCTACCCCGGCTGATGTGAGTTAGACACTTCTCCCTTACAAATAGCTTGAAGGGTCTGCCCTTTAGGATGGGCTCGAGCCCAGGTTTAGCATTAGGATGGACTTCTCCTGAGGCAGCTCTCACCAAATGCTGGAGGCAGATATTGAAATGTCCCACTTTTTAGAAAGTCTGTGGTAACAGTATGAAGTAAAACAAGTATCTGTGATTGTGTTAAAGTGTTGGTCTTACTATGAAAGGCACttataataaaatgattacaaattacttttaaacttaaaatgtgATTATAGACACCTTGAGATAAAAGTGTCTATATTTTACCTCTTATTTTTCCTTTTACACGAGACAACATCAGTAATATTCTGACCCCACTTCCCCATGTTATTTCCAATCATTTTAACAGACATTTCtgatatttcattttcattaaaagaTCAAAGCAGATCTAGACAGGTGACTATGTTGACCTGTCAGCTTTTGCCATGTAGAGTTTCATTACTGAAATCAATAATCATGTAACCTGTCCAAAAGGATGACCTTGGGCTGTCTacaatcttaaaatatgtttggTTAACAAAGTGTTAGTAGTTAAAATGCTTATAAACACATTGGTCAAACACTAAACATTCAACAACCTAAGTTGTTTCGTTTTCTCATTGGTGGaacagaaagtgtaaaactttaattcataacaaatatatacaattaaatacattatatacactgcctggccaaaaagaaaaaaaaagtcaccttctgaatttaaataagtaaatacttaagagtctatgattggatcattattgcagagATTAATGTGTTTCTGgcatgttatatatataaacacataatactgattttggcataaataaaacattcattaaattttgatgatgCAGAAGTTAAATGTTTGTGACTTGCTGATAGGAATCCTACACAGGTTTCCtctagatttttttgtttgatgtttttgGCGGATCACCAACAATTGCTAATTGCTGCCTCCAAATAAGAACCTCTTCTGTAATGAAAATGAATTCTTGTATTACATAAACTACAACATAGCTAAgtattttaacagaaaatacatttataaaatacagaCTAACGTAAACAACTGAATGACAAAGCCACAGCTCAGAACATATATTTTCTAAAGCATAGGCTCCTGTTTACAAGAATGTTAATGTTGTACAAACCAAATGGAAGACAGGAGATGAGTGTTCAATTAATTATATGCCATTTTCATTTatatcagtgtttataatgtaatttaatcaaatgaaaaataacaattatatgaatttaaaagaaaaagaaaatgtgcgGGTTCTTGATCTAGCACATGGCAGGACATTTTGACAGAATATGCACAGGAACTTGTagatacactcttaaaaataaaggttctttactggcattgatggttccataaagaacctttaacatccatggaatctttccattccacaaaaggttctttatagtggaaaagggttatttagattattaaaacttcacgctaagaaaaaaaaaaatattctattaagaactgttcactgaaagattctttggggaaccaaaaatgattattctatgacatcacagcaaataataataataataataataataataataaagaaaaggaaaaaaagaaaaggaaaaaaaaaacttttggaacctttattttaagtgTATGTGGGATTTTTAAAACTGTATAGGAACACTGCAAAACaaactggagaaaaaaagagaaaaaaaaaacagtctgtaACTGCTGCAACCAATTATGCAAAAATGGAAAGTGAAACTAATTTCACATCATCtgtttgaaaaatgtttgtgcAAAAGTTGTAGAATAGCATATTTAGAACCTAGACAGGTTTATAGGTGATTGTGTTTTTGACACTGTTATCTGTAGTAAAGTCAATAGTGCAGTGTAAAACTCACATTACACTTTCATTACattacagggttttttttcccccacatgGGGAAAGTGTCTTCATGTTAATTGATTGAGGTCCTTCTTTGTCCAAATTCACAGAAGACATTCTTCATTTTATTCCTAttgtgaacaaaaacaaaaatacaaattagttgtcaaaaatacaaacatacaaaaagGATAATATTCTCACTAGATATAGTGGTCTAATCAATTTTTAAATGgactttttgaaaaatgttgccGAATTGCAACACTCATGCACATTTCCATGTTCACTCAGTGCTTTTCATCGCTCTGCTTTGCCAAAACATTTTTCCCCTCAGACTCACTGGCTCTACTTGACAAAGGGATTTCTTTCTTGGACAGTGCCCCTCCTCCAAACCCTCCTCCTGTTTCCCCCTCGCCTCTGTAACAGCTGCTCTTTGGAGCCGTATCCTAAGAGAGTGATGATCGgtgcttttttatttcaaagtgtttttttggaACAGATGGCCAAGGGAGAACTGGGGAGTCAGCCAAGACCGCGCTGGGGAATGTGCCAATTCCTGTAGTGAGCGAGTTCTCTGGGTTCCAGCTCGCGTGCCTTCCCTCTGCCCTCTGCCCTGAGTGGCGCCAGCAGGACTTCCCAACTAGTGTTGCGAACATCTGGTGTCTGGCTCTAACGGGGGGAGGGGGAGGCGCACTCAAACAGCTTCCTTTCAATGTGCTTTGCTGAAGGAACGTATTAGCTCACATAGGGATGGAGGGTTGACTTCCTTCGCACATAATTTGTTGGGCTTCTGAAGACCCTTCATGCCTAAATTAAGTGCAACCTAACTGTTTAGCATAACCACTGATTAGATTTGTCACAGCTGCTCAATTGTTAATAAAAACATTCCATTCTTTCCTACTAGAGGATCGCAGAAAATATATGGGTAACTGTACACAAACCATGAGCACAAAGACCATCATTACCGAGGGAACGCACATGTTGATATAGGATAACGCTGCAGGAAATTGGGACTACATAGATGACTGTGTCATAAAACTCCCCGCAAAAACACATCAATCACTCCATTTATTCGCCCGGGATGCTTTCTCAGCATAGTGGAGGAAAAAGCTGGCGGAACAGCCAGTACTGCCTCTGACAAAAGCTGatgataatttcatttaatGGGATCATTATTAGGCAAGGGGAAATTCTCTCTAATTGGTATGTATACACATAATATATGTTCTGCCTTGGTTACCGTTATCATTATTTTGCAGAAAATAACTAATGGATGACAGAATTATGTCTAAGAATACAGAATGCATTTCTGCCTTATCCTTCTGTTAGGCAGTCTATAATTATTCACAGTTTGCTGGGCAAATGTCATGGTTCACATGAGAGCAACATGCCTTTCTAAAGACATGGGTTTGTTTTCGTTtccaaaataatgtaatacagaTAACTATTAGCAAATACTTCCATTACATGACTGTTAAATGTTAAAGAGCAAATCAAAGGTGGGAAATGAGGTTTGTCTCCTGGTTTTATCATATAAGAGCCCTACACACAGGATACAGTAGCCCTTCATGAGACACTGGAAAACTTCTTCCCTACTGACTATTTACCTTCCTCTTCTTGGACCGACCCTCAGCCTGTAGAGTTCTAGTGCACTGCTCCACACACTCTCTGAAGCTCATGTTGCGGTGGTCTGGCGTATAGTCCAGGTCGGCAAGCTGAGCAAGGGACAGTATGTAGTTGCAAGCTATTCTTAATATAGCCAGCTTGGAAAGCTTCTGCCCATAAGAGTAGCAGGGTACCTGTAAAAGTAGATTAGGGTGTCGTCAAGTGAGAAAAAGCAGACCATGaatataaaaatcaatttcattctGTTATGATTATGAGGACATGAGGCCTAAAAAGTCTAGTATCTCtagcaaaacaaaaaatcaaaacaCTTAATCTATTAGTAATTCATCAAAAATCTACTTCACAAGAAGGCTACTCTGTTACACTAAAAGCATTTAGGTGTTTGCTGCAATAATTCAACACTGTTAATGTCTTTAAAcagttatttatttgatcatggTTGTCTTCTCAAGTAGTTAGACttgaaaaaaaacagtgcaTGAGTGTATGGCAGATGGCAGCATGGATGTGTTATATTCATTGATGATCTGACTCCATCACTTTTAggtttttcataatttaaactTTGGTTTGTGCTGATAGGATAATTCAGTTATGTAACATTTCCATCAAAacggcaaaaaataaaattactttttattaatctATCGGCAATAGgactatttctttcttttgttgaaaaatgaaaattgtaataAAGTTTCTTTACACCATACTTTGTTTTTATTGgcaaataatataatgtaattcgCATGCGGGAATTTACCTGCTTTCTGAGCGCCTCAAAGGCTGCACTGATGGTGTGCACGCGCGTCCTCTCGCGCGCGTTCGCCAGTAGTCTTCGAGTCTGCTGAATGGCTTTGATCTCCGTGACGACGCCAGACTGCTCTCCAGCGCGTCTCCTAGGTGATTCCGCTCTCTCGCTTATGCCGCTGGCTGCAGGCGCCTGAGAGGCTGCGCGCTGAGACAACACAACGCGCTCCAAAGGAAAAACCTGTGAACTGCTCAAAGCCGAAACTTGCGAGCTtgttttagcaattttgttaTTGACAGTCTTCTCGGAGATGGATCTTAGTTTCGAGTCAGGTATCTCTCCAGAAATCACGGTGTTAATCCTCATATCTACGGCAGTATTTAAAAGTTCGTTTCCGCCACTCGCCGCGACGATTTCCGAACCGTGCGTCTCTTTTGGACAACTATCTCCCAGTGTCTCGGCCATTAGATGCGAGTTCTTATACAATTTGAAGTAAGGTAAATGATCGTCACTGGTACGCTTAATTGGATCTCGTGCTTTCCGTTTTAATTTCTTGTCTCCTGACACCGTGTTTAGGATCTTGCAATGGCCGTTTAGATGTGGATTCTTCATTTCGGATGTCCACCCTGACTTAAAGTccgataaaaaaaataaaaaaaaaaaaaaaaaaatgaaaggaagAGAAATGTTGTTGAGAGGTAATACACAAAGCACGCTGTAAGTGTCAAATCAGCGATCGGTCAGCTGCAGTCAAGTCTTCTAGGAGGAACATGTCTGCTTCGCTTGTTTTAAACTCCATGTCAGTGTATTTTTGAGGTGACGTGCTTCTCCTGTGGTTTCCAAGAGTCCTGTGAAGTCAGGCAGACATTGCCAGGACATTTTTGTGAATGTGCTCGACAGTTCATCTGTGTTTATTCAGCCTCAGTTAACACAGAAGCCCCTGTTGGTGAGATAAGTCAGCGCCGAGAGACCGCCCAAAATAAACCCTCAAGAGGACCTGACACATTACCAATGAAAGTATTCTCTCGACAGTTtcttaatgatgatgatgatgatgttgatgttgttgttgatgatgatgatgatgatgataataataataataataataaaaataataataattacgaCGTTGTCATACTTAATATAGCCTTTGTTAAAAAAAGTAGGCCTAGGTCGTACCGAATTAATGGTGAGGTTTGATGGCAGTAATTCATAATCACAATAGACACAGTtgcagaaatctttctaatggactgtatttttataatattatagatTATTATAATAACGTATTCGGGAGCATGTTGTCGCAAAGTCTACATCTCAGAAGCTACAATTTTTTTACACCTAGTATAAAACTGTTTACAATATAAATACTATATTAGATTGTTTACAATATAAACACTGTAAATGCAAACATCTCtcaaatttaaaaagtttgttggcctaatcttatttttatttgtataaatatatttctgctTAGGTTAAACAAGGTTATTGTTCACTGTAAACCCCAAAGTCGTTATTACTAAACCTATCACGTGGTCCtaattaaacagaaatgtcatgGAATCATAACCCACTAATAAAACCCATCCATAAATTCTGAATTCTTAAGTCAAAAGGCTG
Encoded proteins:
- the atoh8 gene encoding transcription factor atoh8; its protein translation is MKNPHLNGHCKILNTVSGDKKLKRKARDPIKRTSDDHLPYFKLYKNSHLMAETLGDSCPKETHGSEIVAASGGNELLNTAVDMRINTVISGEIPDSKLRSISEKTVNNKIAKTSSQVSALSSSQVFPLERVVLSQRAASQAPAASGISERAESPRRRAGEQSGVVTEIKAIQQTRRLLANARERTRVHTISAAFEALRKQVPCYSYGQKLSKLAILRIACNYILSLAQLADLDYTPDHRNMSFRECVEQCTRTLQAEGRSKKRKE